GACCATTTATACTAGATTTCCAAATTCAGCTTAGATAGTTCTTATATTTCTAATCTGAAAACCACCATAATGACTCTGAAAAATGTGTCATACCTTCTTCACACAGAGTGAtggaaacacaagaaaaatggtGATTTTCTTCGCCCTCTGGAGGTCCATGTGCTGGTAGTAATTACAGAAATATGAACTCTGCTTGGGTGTCCCCCGCCCCCAATGCCTCACCTCGAGCTTTACATAGGTCTCAGGACTTCCAACAAACTTCCACTGATGATGTTGACGGTTACTtcttccattgacttcagctgGGAATAAATCAGTTTTTTACCGAGCAGGCTAACTGTTGAATATGCTCATTGTCTACAGTTTCTCAAATTTATCAGCTACTACAGGAGTTCAAAACTgattgaaataataaaacattttccttacggaaaaaaaaaaaatcaagaagaaagTCTTGTTGAACATcgtaagtttattttttaaacaatttacaaataaaaatgttatatttatCCAAGCAAACACATTTAATACTTTAGTCTTTAACAAGCTATACAAATGAGAACCATCACACTAGAGCTTTTGATAGGTCAAGGACCATTCAGGGTAGGCATGCATGTGTCTGTATCACATGAAGCGAGTCCAATTCCTGACACCAGGGTTCTgatcttctgcttcttcagagCTGGTCAGCTGCTAAATGATTTAACACAAATAGTTACTGGATCACAATACAATGAAAGAAAGCCCATTTCAAATCATGTAAGTGACCTCAATATGTCTGGTCCAGGTGTCAGGCCACAGAGCCTTACCGATTAGTCTTCTTCTCCAAAAGCCAGTCGGACAGATTTTCTCGCCTTGCTTAGTGATGTGGCATCCATACATGTGCTTATACAATACAATGAAACAGCTTAAGTACAGGTGTAATACAACAGTAATTACAAATCACAGAGAcagataaacaaacaaacaaaatcaactCTAATCACATTCTTGCATTTCAAACaatgaaagtaaacaaaaccatgcattacagtttaaagaaattttcagttttagcTCTTCCGCAAGTCTCCATTTCCTCAAGTTCTATATTGCTGTTCTTGAGCTTGTCCCAGTGGCTGGGCTACTCATGGTGCTACTGACACAAACAGGGTGAGCTGGAAATAATCCAAGAATGGTCAAAGAATAAAAGCccccaaaataaacaacaaagaCGCACGCATTATAAATGAGAGATTCCATTTTAATAGCAGAGTGTAGAAAAGAAATTGGCAAAAAAATTcacatgaaaaaacattttacacgATTAATTATGTACAGAATAAAGTATGTGTCTGGTTTCAGATGATGTAAGTCTCACTTTAGTCAAGGCCTACCACAGGATGCAAAATACACCCAAAACCCTcaactggaacaaaaaaaaaaaaccaaacaaaaaacctataCATAATCCCAGCTCTGGCTCCTCAAATATTGGGACTGGCTGGGTTCACTTCAACCCACTGGGCTTTCTGCTAAGCTTTCAGCGATTCCTGAATTTGTTGTAGCTTCCAAACTACTGTCAGCAGTTTCTGTTTGCTCAGTCTTCTTGCTCTGGATGGTGCATGCTCCCTTGCCTCCTGAGCCACCCTCCTTTCCCTGTATTTCATTGAGCCCAGGAAGGAAAGTTTCCATGCACCCAGAAGCCTGACTTTCTGTGCTGCCTCCGTCACAACTCAGTGACAGCATTTCAACAGCACCACCTTTGCTCTGCTCCACTTGCAGAAGGATCTCAGACACGGGAGAAATGCCCTGCATTTCTAGAACTGGCATGACCACTTCTGTAGTGTCACTATTTGAGGGCTGAAATCCAAGCTGCGTCGTAGCCGTTCGAGAAATCCGCGTGCAAAATTTATCTTCCCGACTACCAGAAGTTAATGCAGCAAAATCAGTAATCTCTGCTTCCTCCACTGTTTTTCCAATGCCCAGCTTCTTAAGTTTACTGGACTCCAGCTGCATGGATGCAACAGTTCCTAGTTTTGAGACTTCTTCTGTATTCTCATTTAAAAGTTCTGCTGTAAGGATGCTGAAGCATTCATGTTTCATCTTACTGTCTCCTGAACTGAAATCAGTGCTTTTGAACCCGAGCTCTGCTTTGTGGGTGGGAGTCTCACTGTGTTTCACATCTTCTGATGTTGAAGGAACTTTCTTGTTATCCatacaaatatttgcagagAGACTTTCAGATTGCTCAGTGTTCAAGCCTGAGTGAGTGGTATTCAGATGAAAGTTATTGGCTGCAGAGGTTCTTACGACCTCATGCTTTGTTTCTGGGGAAGGGACAGCTGCTTCTGAGAGATGCTCCCTATGGAAGTCTGCTGATAAAGCAGCTACTGACTCTTGGACAAGATCGGAGCGAGCCCTTGAAAAGCCTCCAGTCCCTActtcttttgcttctctcttgATAAAAACATTATCTAATGTTGCATCAGATCCAGTGTGTcctaatgactttttttcaacTTCAACTACTAATTCTACACTGGATCTGAGTTCAACAATGTTTGCAGTGCAGGCATTGACTAACCATGCAACTTCCTGcctttgggtttggttttctaaTACTGCATGGCCTTTTTCTGGAGCTTCTAATATGCTACTTCTAGCTTCTGTGTTGGTGAGACACATGTCTGGCCATACCTCTGTCAATTCTGAAGCACTAACTTCATTAGAACCagtctttatttctacatttgGAGTATTTGATAGATCCCAACCACTTTCAGAACAAGAATGGGCTGTGATGACCTGGCTTTCTCCATTACTAGTTCTGGAAGTGTCCCCAGAACTTCTTGTCAATTCTGAAATCTTATTCTGGGTTTCTGAAATACGGGGAACTTCACCAAGGACTCCTGGTTGAGACAGTTCCAAAGCTAcgtttttcagttttaaatcttttaaggAGGCATCAATAGAATTCTCCTCCGTCATTCCTGCTactaaagctttttcttttgaactgtTTTGAGAATCACAGATCAAGTCTGGACTACCAGTTTCTGACTGAGTTCTACACTTACCACTTAAGTTTTCCTCTACCGAATGGGAATTTCccaaatgtttaatttcattctgtGTTTCAGGTAATAAAGTCTTTGGGTGTAAGCTAAGCTCAGGCTTTACTGCTTTTACTTCCCAGTCTTTCATCTCTGTACCTTTCTCCAAGGTACCGGTAACATTTGTGTTAGTAACCACAGTTATATTTGCATCTTCCTGTCCAGCTTCCTCTTGGACCTCACTTTTCTGTAGATCACAGAATTCCTGACTGCCTACCCGCTCTCTACCTCCTATATCCACAAGTTCAATTTCTGCAGGTATCTGGATACCAGAAGCAGTTTTTGTTTCTGGCAGTTCTGTGACCGACATTTCTGACACTTCCAGTAGCTGAGGCTGAAGTGGTTTCTTGTTCATTTCAGCCTGATTCTCACCAAGAACCCAACTCCCTGTTACCTGATTATTACCCTGTGAGGAATCTTCTTTCAATTTAGTCCAAATACCTGTTGAAAGAGAAGTCTGAATTTTTTGAcctatttctttctgaatacCATTTTCAATGTCAGGGCTCATCTCAGTATGAAGTATGAAAGTCTCCTGAATATCAGTTTTCTCCAGTTCTGAGCTTCTTTCAGCTGAGTGGATGTGGCTAAGTTCAGTAGCTACATTTTGAGAATCCTCTTTCAAGGAGGATGAGCTGTTATTCATTCTAGGATTTGCAGATAAGTCTGCAGGTTTTGTTAGGGTAGAGTTTTCTCCATTTGGAAGTGCAGAACATGCAAGCTTGCTGTCAGCCGAACCCTTTCCACCACTACTGTAGAAAATATCATAGAGATCTTTAGCATTGGCTGTGGCCAAGCAAGAGTTTCGTTTCTCTACCTTTTTTGCCTGTTCACTGAAAGCAGttgaaggtggtggtggtggagggggtCTCACAGGCATTGCCAGCATTGTCTGTTCACTTTCAGACACACCTGGAGCTACTTCATCTGCAGGGATGACAGCTGCCTGCTGGACTGCTGGTGGAGGAGGGGGTGGAGGTGGTATATCAGAAGTCTGAGAAGACTCActtttctctgctcctttcaAATCTTCCTCTGCCCCTTTTAAAATTACCTCTTCTCCTCCAAAAGCTTTTGAGATGATATCCGGAGGCAGAAGAAGATCTGCATTGGTTTCTTTTACCACAGGCAGTGGTTTGGTGGTAGCACCAGAGGATTTTATGGATAAAAAGGTGTTCAAAGGTGCTGGTTTGCTAACTGTTGCAGTAGTAGACTTCCTGAAAATCATTGTGGGGACTGGGAGATTGGGTAGAATTTTTGCTGGTGTTGATGTGGAAACAACTGGTGTCCATGGGCTAGTGTGCGGAATAACAGTTTTCCCAGACAGTTTGATTTCAATGGGCTTGACATGGGGTTTCCCAGACTGACACTTGTTCTcctctttgtttccttctgtacCCTCTTCCTTTGCAATAGCTCCTCCTGGGGTTTTATCCTCTCTCTCAgtctttttccagctgaatttCCCAAAGGAAGTCTGGCTTGGTGATTCCTTTTTagattcttctttcttttcttcttttttctcctccttcttctcttccttcttcagcttAAGCTTGATACCCATTTTTCGCCCAGAAGAGTCTATTTTGCTTTGAGTTTCACTAGTCCCTTCTCCAAGCTCTGGTATgctctttgtttcctctttctttattatttttggtttcttctcatccttctcttctttctgtttctcaactAGTTTCCGTTTCAGTTCACTCTGCCGCCTGCGCTCCGTTTCCAGAACTACAGCCAAACCAGCTTGACGGTCTAGATTTCTCCTCTCTTCATAAAGTGGGTTTTCATCTAtgtatttctgtggaaataaatGACCCAATTTTAGTCACTGTttccacaaaaaataaacaaattctGCTCTGTAACAGTTTTGACCTGTTCATTAAGTGCCATCCCAACACTAAGAGAGCAGAGAACTACTTCCTTCCAAGAAACTGAGATGCTACAAACTCCTCATTCTGTAATTTAATGTGAATTGAGTGGTGGCTTGCACCAGTGCTATCACTTTacagaaaagtttgaaaatcaACACTGGGACTTAAACACTGTTTTAACCTCATGCAGATGAAAGATTAATCTCTATGTAGTGGGAAGTTTTGCTTATTGAGTTCCACAGAATGTAGTGAAGATAATCACATACATATACTCCAAGGAGTCAAATGTCATTCTTcaggaaaggaagacagaacAAAGAGAAGCTAACACAAGGAATGACTCACTCCTGGTACACCAGTTACCAACCTTATATTTCTCATTGTGGGGATGACTTTTCacatgctgctctgctgagatTTGATCTCCAAAAAATTCATGACAGAGCTGGCAATAATATCCAGTGATGGGAATGAGAAACTCAGAGCCTGAAAAGGCCAAAGAAAATGATCAGAGAAACAAATCTTAATAAATACCAAGCTCTTAACAGAGCCAGATAAATATATCaaagaacaacagcaaaacctccAGCAATGTTCCTTTTGGAACAGTTAATGCTGCTCTCCTTATGCTTACAGTATGGGAACAACCGCTACCAGAAACAAATATGTGAAGAGATGAAGCTTGATTACTGTGATTCAAAAAATTTAGTGTCCTCCATCATATTAAGGCTACTCTCTATTCAAGTAGGTTAACGTTTCCTACAgtcttaatttattttccatctttgtaGTATAGTCTACTCAAATACTGAACACCTGGtttataaaaagaacagaagtattttcattgAAGTTAGCCTGACTTGCATCCTTGTGCctacagaaacagctgcagtTATCTAACACACTGCAGATTCTCCTTTAGTATGCACTACTGGAAGTATGCAACAGATTAATAAATTGAGACTGATCACTGGCAGGACTACTTAGacattcagattttaaatcttGTATTAAATTTCAAATCACTCACAGCCCCTTCCATAAGACTTTCTCAGATTCTCTGTATCCACTCTACCAAGTACACATCAGTGATTTCTCAGGGACATCTCTACTAAAAAATTATTGAATTGAAGAGTCTGTTGCAAGACGGTGTGGAGTACTGCACAAGATATGCCCAAACGCAGCAAAAGCTCTTGCGGTCATGTCTGGAATTCTAGTAAGCTAGCAAAAATCACTTCAGAACTACAccggagaaagaaaaagtcacctggtattcaaaataaaaaattaaactgtaaaaaGAAGAGAACGAACCATGCTATGTTTTCCTACACTCTTGCTTCATGACCTCTTCCACAAGAACAACCAGGAAACTAAATAATTTGCCTTTCATCTAACAATACAGTATCTATATGTACTTCTATAACATGGTTAAATTTTTGAAATTCCTTCCTCTGAGCAACTGGAACCTGCTGGAGGGCAAAGGGAGATGATacccaagttaaaaaaaacctaacataCCTTTGGCAGGAACAGTTATCTTATCGATGCGTTTTATGGAGTCTTGTTTGGTCTCACTCTGGGTCTTCGAAGCCCAAGGTCTGTTGTAAGGATCCAGGGTCTATTTGCACAGTGACAGAGGTATACAGGCTCATATATTACACCAGCAAGGCAAGTACacttgtctttttcctttttaacatcCTCTCAGAACACTGAACATTAAAATCAACGTGCAAACAATTATAGGACCtatgttttcctctctttcccctcccattttgcaatttataatgagaaaataacCTGTGAAAAGGGTAAAATGTGAATGATagcaaagaacaggaaaaataagaaacacaaatatCAAATGCTAGTTCCTGAGCGAACTGAACACAGGCCCCATTTACACTGGTCGGAACACACCGGTAGCTGTACAAACTGCTCAAGTCCAACATTAGGGAAAAAGAATTTGGTAAGCAACTTCTTGGGTTCATTATTACTTCAGGTTCTCTTGTAAAATGTTCTGTGATGTATGTTTTAGTGTTAATATTTATAGCAATATGAAATGCACTTAGTGAAGGAAGCCTGCAACATACCTGTCTGTGTTTCTTATTATGCATGTGTGTGAAAAAGTCAAACATGGTCCCGCAGATGGTATTGCAGTCTTTGCACCAGTGGTTCCCTGCATCATAATATTCATAAATATTGGCCAACTGGAAAGGATGTTTGGAGGACTGTGAAGAGGATTCTGCTGGCTTCGGGCTTCTACCTCTGGATTTTTCATTAGCAGTTTTTGATTcctaaattaaacaaaaggaaacacttCTCTAAGACAAAGCAGGGCAGACATAATGCTCTATAACTCAGAACCTGCCTCTAGCAGAAgccacacacaccaaaaaaaaaaaatatatcaccTGCTTTTCAGCGCCCAGGCTAATTCCACTGTTTCAGAGAGCTGGTATTGCCGACTAAGACGCTGCGTGGCCGCAGTGAAGCGCTTCCAATAAGGCTCCCAGATGTAATGGCTGGATGGTTGTAGATAATCAAGGAACCAAATGAACAAATTCCCTATGGCATGCACCCTTCCCACTTTATGGTTTCATATAAAGATCTGAATAGTTCCAGTTTACCATGCTAGCCAAATAATGCCCACAAGACCTAAAATGGCTCCTCTAGAATCATTTAAAAGTTACTGTAAAAGTAGCTTGGatgaaagcagaatgaaaaaggaagTAAGAATTAGTTGACTAAAAGTAATTTAACTCAATCAGCTTTATCAGATTATTTGAGAGTTCCTGAATGCTCCAGAAGACTCGTTGCTTAGCAATAATAGAAACATGGTGTTTTGTTAATTACCTAAGTATATCAGGTGAAGCATCCTGTCATTTAAGCATGTAATATTTGCACGTACATTGATTTGTACAGAAAGACGCCATACAGTGATACACAGACATTTCAGGACTCTACCCAAATTTAATACTAAACACTGCAGAGTAGTAAACCAAACAATCTCTGAAATAGATCATGAGGCTGGCTAATTTAGCTTATGATAATACTAGATGTATTTTGAGGTTTGAGTTACATTTTCAATAGCTGAATGTCCATTGTGTTATCATTTCTAATCTGCATGGcagtctggaaagaaaagcaagttaaCTTAGCAGACCGGAGTTGGTTGCATTAATTTCCAAGTTATTCACTATCAATGTTGAATAAATTTACTTAAGCAGATTCAAAATTGTTAAATAACATCTGCCTTACTTGAAATTTCTTTTGACAAACAAGGATAGATTCTCTCTTGTTAACACCACCCCACAAAACATACACTGTAAATCAAACAATGCAGAGACACCCAGGCCCCTATGCACCCCACAGATAGCCATATCCCGATACAATCTAGTTCTTGGTAGCCAAGTAGGAAGTGACCCAGTGAATATTTGCATATATTCTGTCTGCAAGAACACAGcaaaactgacattttcttaAACAATGAAAAGATCAACTTATGATCTGCAGGAAGCGCGTGAAACAAGGTTCACGATGTCTAAGTGTCATTGTTCATGTTATTTACAGACATCCACCCACCCAATACCATCTCAATGAGAACTTTAAAAAGACAATGCTTCTCATATAGATAGGTGACAGCTAAGAACCCCAGTTTGTGCTTAACCCCAGCTCAAAGATGCTTTTATAATTTGCTGCTATTTAGAGCCCAGAAGGGGACGATCTGTCTGTTTAGTACAAGGCCAGTTTCACCTACAACACACAGACATGTTCAGCAG
Above is a genomic segment from Falco naumanni isolate bFalNau1 chromosome 12, bFalNau1.pat, whole genome shotgun sequence containing:
- the ZNF318 gene encoding LOW QUALITY PROTEIN: zinc finger protein 318 (The sequence of the model RefSeq protein was modified relative to this genomic sequence to represent the inferred CDS: deleted 1 base in 1 codon), with translation MYRSSSGRSGPSSSSSHRLKEGSSSGSRASRSGTSGPGPGRGRPPPPPPAAGAAASASPPRSASPRPPPRRHRSPSGHRGASRRSPSPHRSRRLPSPPGGPGPGGARGRRGSEHGDGSSSRRRSPSLRSESSVEQSLRITVGNDRYCIGTPERRRLPDRLGSPIDNLSDRDDMADGPIFTRGLSCPRGLERYPLHEDQPSSPFIMRHDEDYRNRDVFLHRSDYSLHYGRREELPRGSDRDGDKLRKSSYPSRPEERGREIKRPRYEKDEKMHGVSGEHQGFSSGTRNYRRRSRSHSRSPSPSYLNEEFRELDRARRKREEEERSRNLNHDVSGSGYVIPGLTNTLQTSEPRYTYRPEEIPSMPKKSILKKRVEMEVESPVQPEGFSSSPAPSKDLPLLSSHSSLPQSNDTAPFASEVENFLKRFNKDSVVESANKELRDGLYEWSPLSGAPKDAFTFEEKFGSFLSHKEKVEPKSEPADRHTDFLLPHERASQDGSGFSRILGMMADSVSAQEKRRRSFPDIEDEEKFLYGDEDEDTKTESLTIQKPPVSCGNEIISQKVSPPPSPAPAVKLDPLEEPNAEYAKIHDLLKTIGLDIGVAEIGKLAVRTQERLHGKKLASRSPDRRSSDPRRLDPWDLRRSRSDTRSPESGQQRSASPPVSFQQPKDASSLQKSEYTKSKPVGQDIPPCAPEQPLPSVSLIPSVPPAPASLPPTPTSVSQYQIPNYSQFTATQMPQNYPPPTMAPPGYDAYGHYMAYAAPGWTMYPTAQQPNPTLPEAHGLLTMAMSANPTRPNLRVIETVSMGKDVPDLKRDGSVLVHVPTTPAHSKVPLRLSSNPFKNTTEKMSDEKNRAAQKQKVIEEREKLKNEREARQKKLYYLKTELDRLRKQQGEMLRKKRREKDGHKDPLLVEVNRLQENIMKEISELHKESDAADKKQSELDKVAQILGINIFEKPRKPSVETKDSLEKNSKSENAKGLEKTSSSNKESKTANEKSRGRSPKPAESSSQSSKHPFQLANIYEYYDAGNHWCKDCNTICGTMFDFFTHMHNKKHRQTLDPYNRPWASKTQSETKQDSIKRIDKITVPAKGSEFLIPITGYYCQLCHEFFGDQISAEQHVKSHPHNEKYKKYIDENPLYEERRNLDRQAGLAVVLETERRRQSELKRKLVEKQKEEKDEKKPKIIKKEETKSIPELGEGTSETQSKIDSSGRKMGIKLKLKKEEKKEEKKEEKKEESKKESPSQTSFGKFSWKKTEREDKTPGGAIAKEEGTEGNKEENKCQSGKPHVKPIEIKLSGKTVIPHTSPWTPVVSTSTPAKILPNLPVPTMIFRKSTTATVSKPAPLNTFLSIKSSGATTKPLPVVKETNADLLLPPDIISKAFGGEEVILKGAEEDLKGAEKSESSQTSDIPPPPPPPPAVQQAAVIPADEVAPGVSESEQTMLAMPVRPPPPPPPSTAFSEQAKKVEKRNSCLATANAKDLYDIFYSSGGKGSADSKLACSALPNGENSTLTKPADLSANPRMNNSSSSLKEDSQNVATELSHIHSAERSSELEKTDIQETFILHTEMSPDIENGIQKEIGQKIQTSLSTGIWTKLKEDSSQGNNQVTGSWVLGENQAEMNKKPLQPQLLEVSEMSVTELPETKTASGIQIPAEIELVDIGGRERVGSQEFCDLQKSEVQEEAGQEDANITVVTNTNVTGTLEKGTEMKDWEVKAVKPELSLHPKTLLPETQNEIKHLGNSHSVEENLSGKCRTQSETGSPDLICDSQNSSKEKALVAGMTEENSIDASLKDLKLKNVALELSQPGVLGEVPRISETQNKISELTRSSGDTSRTSNGESQVITAHSCSESGWDLSNTPNVEIKTGSNEVSASELTEVWPDMCLTNTEARSSILEAPEKGHAVLENQTQRQEVAWLVNACTANIVELRSSVELVVEVEKKSLGHTGSDATLDNVFIKREAKEVGTGGFSRARSDLVQESVAALSADFHREHLSEAAVPSPETKHEVVRTSAANNFHLNTTHSGLNTEQSESLSANICMDNKKVPSTSEDVKHSETPTHKAELGFKSTDFSSGDSKMKHECFSILTAELLNENTEEVSKLGTVASMQLESSKLKKLGIGKTVEEAEITDFAALTSGSREDKFCTRISRTATTQLGFQPSNSDTTEVVMPVLEMQGISPVSEILLQVEQSKGGAVEMLSLSCDGGSTESQASGCMETFLPGLNEIQGKEGGSGGKGACTIQSKKTEQTETADSSLEATTNSGIAESLAESPVG